The Geobacter sp. AOG2 genome includes a window with the following:
- a CDS encoding MASE3 domain-containing protein gives MENTGTSSIGHSKQMYWVFICAVIVGLYLTTKVNYLLFHSIIELFSIVIASTVFIITWNSVRYIKNPYLITVGISCIFVAALDLLHTLSYKGMPIFTDYDYYANQLWIAARYLESITMLSAFILLKKGKNINYNSIFMGYLCITGLLIASIFYWKIFPVCFVEGQGLTEFKIYSEYIICAILVASIAVLMKNKMYFTGKVYKYILLSILYTIVSEVAFTFYSDNYGISNLVGHYLKFFAFLMTYHAIVTTGIEDPYRLIFNELSETNGALNKEIELRKGAQSDLEDVILSLKNALDEIRTLKGIIPICSFCKKIRKDEKSWQQLETYLSEHSEAQFSHGVCPDCYDEQMREIREQAAHKPHREH, from the coding sequence ATGGAAAATACAGGAACGAGTTCCATCGGACATAGCAAACAGATGTACTGGGTTTTTATCTGCGCGGTGATCGTCGGCCTGTATTTGACGACTAAGGTAAACTATCTGCTGTTCCACAGCATTATTGAATTATTCAGCATCGTTATTGCCTCTACCGTTTTTATCATTACCTGGAACTCGGTACGGTATATCAAGAACCCCTATCTCATTACTGTCGGCATATCATGTATTTTTGTCGCAGCATTGGATTTGCTGCATACGCTTTCCTATAAGGGGATGCCGATATTTACTGATTATGATTATTACGCGAATCAACTGTGGATAGCAGCCAGATATCTTGAAAGCATAACGATGCTATCGGCGTTCATTCTTCTGAAAAAGGGTAAAAATATAAATTATAATAGTATATTCATGGGATATTTGTGTATTACGGGTCTGTTGATAGCAAGTATATTTTATTGGAAGATATTTCCTGTCTGTTTTGTGGAAGGACAGGGATTGACCGAGTTCAAAATATATAGCGAATATATCATCTGTGCCATACTTGTGGCCAGTATTGCTGTTCTTATGAAGAATAAGATGTATTTTACCGGTAAAGTCTACAAGTATATCCTGCTATCCATACTCTATACGATTGTCTCTGAAGTGGCGTTTACTTTTTATAGTGATAACTATGGAATATCCAATCTCGTCGGTCATTATTTAAAGTTCTTTGCCTTTTTAATGACGTACCATGCGATTGTGACAACAGGGATAGAAGATCCTTATCGACTGATATTTAATGAATTGAGTGAAACGAACGGGGCTCTCAATAAGGAAATCGAGTTGAGAAAGGGAGCGCAGTCGGACCTTGAAGACGTTATTCTGTCGTTGAAAAATGCACTGGACGAAATCCGAACGCTGAAAGGCATCATTCCGATATGCAGTTTTTGCAAGAAAATACGTAAGGACGAAAAAAGTTGGCAGCAACTGGAAACGTACCTATCCGAACATTCCGAAGCCCAGTTCAGCCATGGAGTCTGCCCCGACTGTTATGATGAACAGATGCGGGAAATACGGGAACAGGCAGCACATAAGCCGCACCGGGAGCACTAG